A part of Rhodamnia argentea isolate NSW1041297 chromosome 8, ASM2092103v1, whole genome shotgun sequence genomic DNA contains:
- the LOC115737990 gene encoding uncharacterized protein LOC115737990: MAAKEISVLFVMAVVGGLRYRFAAKRQSIGGSVFNRTPCYRLAVVFVLKSSASAHLLLATFLAAVTGLVLMRARRQSEVLSYSRDVWEEWELRGAVFLSLALQIVLICLGNCRKHIRWAWIRVLTWLAYLSADSVAIYALGMISNMISKVKNDGSVSKMDPHVELSAFWAPFLLLHLGGPDTISAYAMEDNELWLRHSLTLVNQTGMTVYVLAMAWTYPSLSFPAVLILLLGFYKYGERVWVLRAASNEHFKDSLTKSQPHQKYSNKIVEECELKRAEGYNFVPHHVIKVRDDAAIMIDGAIQHFSSEYEDAVGTLLAASNLVDTTQRLFANHLFSLEERETYLSILKGRGWDFKIIEIELGLIYDLFYSKAKAVYTSWGFICRLAISFSICGALAACWLIMNKQSAIIHFINRIQPLTKRRRWSNSMGQHSLKRLFSNRNDSRWWRLLKQLCVDEMVVKFHCQDCKDVTENVRELILLKIQKKNTMASQKLSSSWIDWQSFKLSTQKLLEQLKWSIELDFDMSILVWHIATQLCSETSTLEDKSFTTLEDKSFTTSLHLSQYMLYLLVMHPSMLPEDKVKYVQVIASRLASEIDRLLPKETKWEVISEVWADMLIYAANNCKASDHAQQMRRGGELITHVWFLMAHYGLTDHFQIQPVPEIAEIIVNSW, from the exons ATGGCGGCCAAGGAAATTTCGGTGCTGTTCGTGATGGCTGTCGTCGGAGGCTTAAGATACCG TTTTGCCGCGAAGAGGCAGTCCATCGGGGGCAGCGTATTCAACCGAACACCATGCTATCGATTG GCCGTAGTTTTCGTGCTCAAATCATCGGCATCGGCTCATTTGTTGTTGGCAACATTTCTCGCAGCTGTTACCGGCTTGGTCCTTATGAGGGCACGGAGGCAATCGGAGGTGCTCTCTTACTCACGCGACGTGTGGGAGGAGTGGGAGCTGAGAGGCGCGGTGTTCTTGAGCCTCGCCCTCCAAATCGTCCTCATTTGTCTCGGCAACTGCCGCAAGCACATCCGTTGGGCTTGGATCAGGGTGCTCACCTGGTTGGCCTATCTATCAGCTGATTCAGTTGCGATTTACGCGCTTGGCATGATCTCCAATATGATCTCAAAAGTCAAGAACGACGGATCGGTGAGCAAGATGGACCCGCACGTGGAGCTAAGCGCGTTCTGGGCTCCGTTTCTGCTGCTGCACTTGGGGGGCCCTGACACCATTAGTGCCTACGCGATGGAAGATAACGAGCTCTGGCTCAGGCACTCACTGACGCTGGTGAACCAGACAGGCATGACAGTTTATGTCTTGGCAATGGCGTGGACTTATCCTAGCCTATCATTTCCCGCCGTTTTGATACTGCTCCTGGGTTTCTATAAGTACGGCGAGAGGGTTTGGGTCCTTCGCGCCGCCAGCAATGAGCACTTCAAGGACTCCCTCACCAAATCCCAACCTCACCAGAAGTATTCCAACAAGATTGTGGAGGAATGTGAGTTGAAGCGGGCCGAGGGGTACAACTTCGTGCCTCATCATGTCATTAAGGTACGAGATGATGCAGCAATTATGATCGATGGTGCGATACAACATTTTTCATCTGAGTACGAGGACGCTGTGGGCACACTGCTAGCTGCCAGCAACTTGGTCGACACTACTCAGCGCCTTTTTGCAAATCACTTGTTCAGCTTGGAGGAACGCGAAACTTACCTATCGATACTGAAGGGCAGGGGATGGGATTTCAAAATCATTGAAATCGAACTCGGCCTCATCTACGACTTGTTCTACTCAAAGGCGAAGGCGGTCTATACAAGTTGGGGGTTTATTTGTAGACTCGCCATCTCATTCTCGATCTGTGGCGCCCTG GCTGCCTGTTGGCTCATAATGAACAAGCAATCCGCCATTATTCATTTCATCAACCGAATCCAACCGCTAACAAAGAGGCGCAGGTGGTCCAATTCCATGGGCCAACACAGCCTAAAGAGATTGTTCTCCAACCGAAATGACTCCCGCTGGTGGAGACTCCTAAAGCAATTGTGCGTCGATGAGATGGTGGTGAAGTTTCACTGCCAAGACTGCAAGGACGTGACAGAAAATGTCAGAGAACTAATTCTGttgaaaatccaaaagaaaaatactatGGCTTCGCAGAAACTCTCCTCCTCGTGGATCGACTGGCAAAGCTTCAAATTAAGCACACAAAAGTTGCTGGAACAGTTGAAATGGAGCATCGAGCTGGACTTCGACATGAGCATCCTAGTCTGGCATATAGCAACGCAGCTCTGCAGTGAGACTTCGACTTTAGAGGACAAGTCCTTTACGACTTTAGAGGACAAGTCCTTTACCACGAGTTTGCACTTGTCTCAGTACATGCTATATCTCCTAGTTATGCATCCGTCAATGTTACCG GAGGACAAAGTCAAGTATGTGCAGGTCATTGCAAGCCGGCTTGCATCGGAGATCGACCGTCTCTTGCCCAAAGAGACAAAATGGGAAGTAATTAGCGAGGTGTGGGCAGACATGCTGATCTACGCGGCTAACAATTGCAAAGCGAGTGATCATGCTCAGCAGATGCGGCGGGGTGGCGAGCTCATAACCCATGTCTGGTTTCTGATGGCTCATTACGGGCTGACAGACCACTTCCAGATACAGCCCGTCCCGGAAATTGCAGAGATAATAGTGAATTCCTGGTGA
- the LOC115737902 gene encoding uncharacterized protein PHLOEM PROTEIN 2-LIKE A4-like, translating into MYGRYEYTWKKMEMVSEAGDVPNSSRSTNEENARNSTSETRELPLMSLAMLRRAIGDEISSLDINEMRRRVYAGVLLKDKEKQGEAKKEQLYTHKYWVHKELNKNCLMVLASALSITWGNDGWYWNWPERQESCYSGNIDLPIAKLEAVDWLEIKGTCKTVMLSPRTTYEVAIVVRMIRLSFGWQDPVNLALALPDGNKQGSTARLDELEQDEWTELKIGKFELTPKTVGEISFSLWEHGEHLKGGLFIKGVVFKPITEIVNQGSSV; encoded by the exons ATGTATGGTAGGTACGAGTATACCtggaagaagatggaaatggTTTCTGAAGCAGGAGATGTGCCCAATTCGTCAAGGTCAACAAATGAAGAAAACGCCCGAAACAGCACCAGTGAAACGAGAGAGCTGCCTCTCATGTCCTTGGCGATGTTGAGAAGGGCGATTGGCGATGAAATCTCCTCCCTCGACATAAACGAGATGAGGCGACGAGTCTATGCAGGAGTGCTTTTGAAGGACAAAGAAAAGCAGGGCGAGGCAAAAA AGGAACAGCTATATACACACAAGTATTGGGTTCACAAGGAGCTCAACAAGAACTGCTTGATGGTTCTGGCTTCGGCCTTATCGATCACTTGGGGCAACGATGGATGGTACTGGAATTGGCCAGAAAGGCAGGAATCATG CTATTCGGGCAACATAGATCTGCCTATCGCCAAGCTAGAAGCAGTTGACTGGCTAGAAATAAAAGGAACATGCAAAACGGTCATGCTCTCTCCAAGGACTACGTACGAAGTCGCGATAGTCGTGAGAATGATCCGGCTAAGCTTCGGATGGCAAGATCCGGTGAACCTCGCTCTCGCTCTGCCGGATGGAAACAAGCAGGGAAGTACGGCAAGGTTGGACGAATTAGAACAGGACGAGTGGACTGAacttaaaattggaaaattcgaGTTAACCCCCAAAACCGTCGGCGAAATAAGCTTTTCCCTCTGGGAACATGGTGAGCATTTGAAGGGCGGCCTCTTCATCAAAGGCGTTGTTTTCAAGCCAATAACAGAGATAGTGAATCAAGGCTCAAGCGTTTGA
- the LOC125316163 gene encoding uncharacterized protein LOC125316163 — MPHGHNIRVHPRKMSNMISEPKDAGHILSDEQQVHTVIRSLPHNWVHMKVNPTHNESVKTFEDAMRCLELEEDRLLAAKVHYDVYVAGSSSHGASGFKRKHPSKFTKRADSGATDHVARDRSTFVEFRQIPSGVKWIYVGNNSRVEVKGIGYIDAVWGGDLDERKSTSGNVLLLNNGVISWSNKKQQCIALSTMEVEFVALLAAAQESTWLKRFLDHLGVTKDAVKLVKNEIKIEICM; from the exons atgccacatgggcataATATAAGGGTACATCCGAGgaagatgtcaaacatgattagtgaacCGAAAGATGCTGGTCATATATTATCTGATGAACAGCAGGTGCATACGGTTATCCGCTCTTTGCCCCATAATTGGGTGCATATGAAAGTCAACCCGACCCACAATGAGAGTGTGAAAACCTTCGAAGATGCTATGCGTTGCTTAGAACTGGAAGAGGATCGCCTTTTGGCAGCCAAAGTACATTATGATGTTTATGTGgctggatctagctcacatggagcttcgggcttcaaaCGTAAACATCCTAGCAAGTTCACAAAGAGGGCAG actcGGGCGCCACGgaccatgtagccagagatAGAAGTACATTTGTGGAATTTCGACAAATTCCAAGTGGAGTGAAATGGATCTATGTAGGAAATAATTCCAGAGTGGAAGTGAAAGGGATTG GCTATATTGATGCTGtctggggaggagatttggatgagaggaagTCCACTTCTGGAAATGTGCTTTTACTTAATAATGGCGTCATATCGTGGAGCAATaagaaacaacagtgtatagccttatccaccatggaagtCGAGTTTGTGGCATTATTAGCGGCAGCACAGGAGAGTACTTGGCTTaaaagatttttggatcatttgggtgttactaaAGATGCTGTAAAACttgtgaag AATGAGATCAAGATAGAGATATGTATGTGA